From a region of the Triticum aestivum cultivar Chinese Spring chromosome 7D, IWGSC CS RefSeq v2.1, whole genome shotgun sequence genome:
- the LOC123164672 gene encoding uncharacterized protein, which produces MDHQGLRVGGAGDVQEFCYVGSQQPEVAGGAFLMELLEDTPAPADHAPEAADDRLSRVMRSLEAELGIGSTPAPALAEDGESTADGPMSDYDDGELEEMLSELRGSLGAEARSLAAVLPFEYWEEVPPVMGSVMGGWYVDGEGFVAGYEFREPSYYTYGEVSAVEQAYSPLCLWE; this is translated from the coding sequence ATGGATCACCAGGGCTTGCGAGTCGGTGGCGCCGGCGACGTGCAAGAGTTCTGCTACGTCGGGAGCCAGCagccagaggtcgccggcggggcgTTCCTGATGGAGCTGCTGGAGGACACGCCAGCGCCAGCCGACCACGCGCCGGAGGCCGCAGACGACCGGCTGAGCCGCGTTATGCGATCCCTCGAGGCCGAGCTCGGCATCGGGTCCACGCCGGCGCCGGCTCTGGCGGAGGACGGCGAGAGCACGGCGGACGGGCCGATGAGCGACTACGACGATGGGGAGCTGGAGGAGATGCTGTCGGAGTTGCGCGGTAGCCTGGGGGCCGAGGCGCGGTCGTTGGCCGCCGTGCTGCCGTTCGAGTACTGGGAGGAGGTGCCGCCGGTGATGGGCAGCGTCATGGGCGGCTGGTACGTCGACGGCGAGGGCTTCGTGGCAGGGTACGAGTTCAGGGAACCATCCTACTACACCTATGGTGAGGTATCCGCCGTTGAGCAGGCGTACAGCCCCCTGTGCCTGTGGGAGTGA